In Deltaproteobacteria bacterium GWC2_55_46, a single window of DNA contains:
- a CDS encoding UDP-N-acetyl-D-glucosamine dehydrogenase: MPQFFDKIMSSLEERSAKIGIIGLGYVGLPIVLRFCEERFQVIGFDVDQEKIKLLNAGKSYIRHIPSSKIASLVKGKKPLFRATSDMSRLSQADALIICVPTPLSDKREPDLTYVEKAAREIARNLRPGQLISLESTTYPGTTDELLLPLLTASGLKAGSDFFLVFSPEREDPGRIDFTTKTTPKVVGGVTPKCLKLGAALYSRIVDRVVPVSTTRVAEMTKLLENIYRSVNIALVNELKMLCDRMGMDIWEVINASRTKPFGYQAFYPGPGLGGHCIPIDPFYLTWKAREYNFATRFIELSGEINTNMPYFVAHKVMEALNGKGKSLMGSKVLVLGVAYKKDVDDLRESPSLALIKILLEKGAKVAYNDPYIPVAEGHRKEFRMRSTPLNVKELKKYDCVLIATDHSVYDYRSIVANSSLVVDTRNATAGIKSRKIVKA, from the coding sequence ATGCCCCAGTTTTTCGATAAGATCATGAGCTCGTTGGAGGAGAGGAGTGCGAAGATAGGCATCATCGGCCTCGGCTACGTGGGCCTGCCCATAGTCCTGAGGTTTTGCGAGGAGCGCTTCCAGGTCATTGGTTTTGACGTAGACCAGGAGAAGATAAAGCTCCTGAACGCGGGCAAATCATATATAAGGCACATACCTTCATCAAAGATAGCCTCTCTTGTAAAAGGAAAGAAGCCGCTCTTTCGTGCGACATCCGACATGTCCCGCCTTTCTCAAGCGGACGCGCTCATAATCTGTGTCCCTACCCCGCTTTCCGACAAGCGCGAGCCGGACCTTACGTATGTTGAGAAGGCAGCCAGGGAGATAGCCAGAAATCTAAGGCCAGGACAGCTCATCTCCCTTGAATCGACCACCTATCCGGGCACGACCGACGAGCTGCTTCTGCCCCTTTTAACGGCAAGCGGGCTCAAGGCAGGCTCTGATTTCTTCCTCGTCTTTTCGCCTGAAAGGGAAGACCCGGGCAGGATCGACTTCACGACCAAGACGACGCCCAAGGTGGTAGGCGGGGTGACCCCGAAGTGCTTGAAGCTCGGCGCCGCGCTCTACTCCAGGATAGTTGACAGGGTAGTGCCTGTATCAACCACGAGGGTCGCGGAGATGACCAAGCTCCTCGAGAACATCTACAGGTCGGTCAATATCGCGCTGGTAAACGAGCTCAAGATGCTCTGCGACAGGATGGGGATGGACATCTGGGAGGTCATAAACGCCTCCAGGACAAAGCCCTTCGGCTACCAGGCCTTCTATCCCGGCCCCGGCCTTGGCGGCCACTGCATACCGATAGACCCTTTTTACCTCACATGGAAGGCACGGGAATACAACTTCGCGACCAGGTTTATCGAGCTCTCAGGCGAGATAAACACGAATATGCCTTATTTCGTCGCTCACAAGGTCATGGAGGCCCTGAACGGAAAGGGGAAGAGCCTCATGGGTTCAAAGGTGCTTGTCCTTGGCGTGGCGTACAAAAAAGACGTTGACGACCTCCGCGAGTCGCCTTCACTCGCGCTCATAAAGATCCTGCTGGAGAAAGGCGCAAAGGTCGCCTATAACGACCCCTACATACCAGTTGCCGAAGGCCACAGGAAAGAGTTCAGGATGCGTTCAACTCCTCTCAATGTAAAAGAGCTTAAAAAGTACGACTGCGTGCTGATAGCCACGGACCACAGCGTCTACGATTACAGGTCTATCGTGGCCAACAGCTCTCTTGTAGTTGATACGAGGAACGCTACCGCGGGTATAAAGAGCAGGAAGATAGTGAAGGCCTGA
- a CDS encoding ABC transporter, whose translation MEVIRINGACKTFRVDKNEVNALSGIDLSIEAGEFLAIVGPSGSGKSTLLNLIGCIERPTSGTILLEGADVTSLSEDELSDIRSSKLGFIFQTFNLLPVLTVMENVEYPLHLRKAAKEQREEKSGAILKEVGLEAYAGHKPSELSGGQRQRVAIARALVGSPSIVLADEPTANLDFKTGEDILKLMKELNRKHQTTFVFSTHDPKIMKLADRIVELRDGKING comes from the coding sequence GTGGAAGTCATACGGATAAATGGAGCTTGCAAGACCTTCAGGGTGGATAAGAACGAGGTCAATGCCCTCAGCGGGATAGACCTTTCCATAGAGGCCGGCGAATTTCTCGCGATAGTCGGTCCATCGGGAAGCGGCAAGTCAACCCTCCTTAACCTTATCGGATGCATAGAGCGGCCAACTTCTGGCACGATCCTGCTCGAAGGCGCTGACGTCACCAGCCTCTCAGAGGACGAACTGTCGGATATCCGCTCCTCGAAGCTCGGGTTCATCTTCCAGACCTTTAACCTCCTGCCGGTGCTCACGGTCATGGAGAACGTGGAGTATCCGCTCCACCTGAGGAAGGCGGCAAAGGAGCAGAGGGAAGAGAAGTCCGGCGCGATACTCAAGGAGGTCGGCCTGGAGGCGTACGCCGGCCATAAGCCATCAGAGCTTAGCGGGGGACAGAGGCAGCGGGTGGCCATCGCCAGGGCGCTTGTCGGGTCTCCCTCCATCGTGCTGGCTGACGAACCCACGGCGAACCTCGATTTCAAGACAGGCGAGGATATCCTGAAGCTCATGAAAGAGCTCAACAGGAAGCACCAGACCACTTTCGTATTTTCAACTCACGACCCAAAGATAATGAAGCTCGCTGACAGGATAGTAGAGCTTCGCGACGGAAAGATAAACGGCTGA
- a CDS encoding ABC transporter permease — protein MYLRLAFRNIFRNRLRSLITLAAIAFGCISLTVAGGFIEDTFDQMRESYIRSFLGHLQVSKTGYFEKGAARPFDYMIDEPEKALGAIRSNPSVASATPRIEFSGLLSTGETTISLVAQGVNPKWENEISTFVEMDSGKNLSEGDTYSIVLGRGLAQALAARPGDPLILVANTKSGAINALDVEAKGVFHTSSKAFDDRAIRIPIDTAQRLLQTKEIQTIAVLLDDTGKTDVVKDELERAFAQNGLALEIKPWYEMADFYTKTVNLYNRQFFVLKLIIGIVVVLSVFNTMNMSILERVGEIGTLMALGTKRKDVISLFLLEGLILGVIGGIAGLAGGYMLAALISWVGIPMPPPPGATMYWTAKIKIVPEVLAFNFALAVIASVVSSCYPAVKASRLEIAAALRHNI, from the coding sequence ATGTACTTAAGGCTCGCGTTCAGGAACATATTCAGGAACAGGCTGCGCTCCCTTATAACTCTCGCGGCGATCGCGTTCGGCTGCATTTCGCTCACCGTTGCCGGGGGGTTCATAGAAGACACCTTCGACCAGATGAGGGAGAGCTACATAAGGAGCTTCCTCGGCCATCTGCAGGTATCCAAAACCGGCTACTTCGAGAAAGGCGCCGCCAGGCCTTTCGATTACATGATAGACGAGCCGGAGAAGGCGCTCGGCGCGATAAGGTCAAACCCGAGCGTGGCTTCAGCCACTCCGAGGATAGAGTTTTCAGGATTGCTAAGCACGGGAGAGACCACTATATCCCTTGTCGCCCAGGGCGTAAACCCGAAGTGGGAGAACGAGATATCCACCTTTGTTGAAATGGATTCCGGCAAAAACCTCTCCGAGGGGGATACGTACTCGATAGTGCTGGGCAGGGGGCTCGCGCAGGCGCTTGCCGCAAGGCCCGGCGACCCGCTCATCCTTGTCGCCAATACGAAGAGCGGGGCCATAAACGCCCTCGACGTAGAGGCCAAGGGAGTCTTCCATACAAGCTCGAAGGCATTTGACGACAGGGCCATACGGATACCCATCGATACGGCCCAAAGGCTCCTTCAGACAAAGGAGATCCAGACGATAGCGGTGCTCCTTGACGACACCGGCAAGACCGACGTCGTAAAAGACGAGCTTGAGAGGGCCTTCGCCCAAAACGGCCTCGCGCTCGAAATAAAGCCCTGGTACGAGATGGCGGATTTCTACACGAAGACGGTGAACCTCTACAACAGGCAGTTCTTTGTCTTGAAGCTCATAATCGGCATAGTAGTGGTCTTGAGCGTCTTCAACACGATGAACATGTCGATACTCGAGCGGGTCGGAGAAATAGGGACGCTCATGGCCCTGGGCACAAAGAGGAAGGACGTGATATCGCTTTTCCTGCTCGAAGGGCTCATCCTTGGCGTAATCGGCGGGATAGCCGGGCTCGCGGGAGGCTACATGCTTGCCGCGCTTATCTCATGGGTGGGTATACCCATGCCGCCACCGCCGGGCGCGACCATGTACTGGACCGCGAAGATAAAGATAGTGCCGGAGGTACTGGCGTTCAACTTCGCGCTTGCCGTAATTGCTTCCGTAGTCTCATCGTGCTACCCTGCCGTAAAGGCCTCAAGGCTTGAAATAGCCGCTGCGCTAAGACATAATATCTGA
- a CDS encoding histidine kinase, with product MDNPSLFEKKLSIINEVSSAIVATDNIKAISNLILDLAINYTDAQKGSLMLVNGRDELYIVAARGMDIHFINNYRVKIGEGIAGAVAADRVPVLVEDIENDPRFSHGRGFDRYKTRSFISCPIVSRNRLLGVLNVNDKEDGPFTEDELSLIKILSNQAAIVLEDAFLMNQLRAKASELEDINRKLIESDVVKTEFLTRVSHELRTPLNSIKGAIYYLQNTDQSARAEHKDFQSIIAGETDKLIHTVENLLDFVMLENEMRVVKKTVLNLGEILEKDIIGSRLLNVTISRRNFHLATDIRKGVSEVVGDKIRVVQLFMNLVEGLSLYLENGDSISISLSEAEDVEVDILVSRKLPEAAIPFLFVPSQFSNTEEGRERLKLYLASKTAEMHKWGLRAENTDKGFSIGIKIPKSARERVETVIDITMEKFMEFVSELLDVNTCSIMLADRFTGELTIKSARGLSEDVINRTRIKVGDSIAGWVALEGKPLLIDDLEKDPRFGRRSIPQYNNRSLLSLPLKAGDKVIGVLNLNNKKSAGAFSEQDLALAAKLSERISTFIDSLNSGDYPDEDINRFISSFDSLLKAEKGYRKRYQKKRGAFNELLVKALERLNAGKEDIETAHYVAMVYDLGLMVVDGEVLDKKNLTASERRTIKAHPFNTLGLLSNFECSEKVKKIILHHHERWDGTGYPDKLKAEEIPFLSRVLSVIDAYSAMTSERPYRKILSHQEALKELEESAGSTYDPRIVNALSEALEQTP from the coding sequence ATGGACAACCCCTCACTCTTCGAGAAAAAACTCTCGATAATCAATGAGGTCTCGAGCGCCATTGTCGCCACCGACAATATCAAGGCTATCTCGAACCTTATCCTCGATCTGGCTATCAATTATACGGACGCGCAAAAAGGCTCCCTCATGCTCGTAAACGGCAGGGACGAGCTATATATAGTTGCCGCCCGCGGCATGGATATCCATTTCATCAACAATTACCGGGTAAAGATAGGGGAAGGCATCGCGGGGGCTGTGGCCGCGGACAGAGTACCTGTCCTGGTCGAGGATATAGAAAACGACCCGCGCTTCAGCCATGGCAGGGGCTTTGACAGGTATAAGACCCGTTCTTTCATCTCCTGTCCCATCGTGAGCAGGAACAGGCTTCTTGGCGTATTGAACGTCAATGACAAAGAAGACGGGCCATTCACCGAAGACGAGCTTTCGCTCATCAAGATACTCTCAAACCAGGCCGCCATCGTCCTTGAGGACGCCTTCCTGATGAACCAGCTCCGGGCAAAGGCATCCGAGCTTGAAGACATCAACAGGAAGCTCATCGAATCAGACGTTGTCAAGACCGAGTTCCTCACCCGGGTCTCCCATGAGCTCAGGACTCCGCTGAACTCGATAAAGGGCGCCATTTACTACCTTCAGAACACGGACCAGTCTGCCAGGGCCGAGCACAAGGATTTCCAGTCCATAATAGCCGGTGAGACCGACAAGCTTATACACACGGTCGAGAACCTCCTTGACTTCGTCATGCTCGAGAACGAGATGAGGGTCGTAAAGAAGACGGTCTTGAACCTCGGCGAGATACTCGAGAAGGACATCATCGGCTCAAGGCTGCTGAACGTTACTATATCAAGAAGGAACTTCCATCTGGCGACCGACATCAGGAAAGGCGTCTCAGAGGTCGTAGGCGACAAGATAAGGGTCGTACAACTCTTCATGAACCTCGTGGAGGGCTTGAGCCTCTACCTCGAGAACGGCGATTCCATCTCCATAAGCCTCTCCGAGGCCGAGGACGTGGAGGTCGATATCCTGGTCTCAAGGAAGCTTCCGGAAGCGGCGATACCGTTCCTCTTTGTCCCTTCCCAGTTCTCTAATACCGAGGAGGGAAGGGAAAGGCTCAAGCTGTATCTCGCCAGCAAGACCGCCGAGATGCACAAATGGGGGCTTCGCGCCGAAAATACCGATAAGGGCTTCTCGATCGGAATAAAGATACCGAAGAGCGCCAGGGAGCGCGTTGAGACCGTAATAGACATCACGATGGAGAAGTTCATGGAGTTCGTATCCGAGCTCCTGGACGTGAATACCTGCTCGATAATGCTGGCCGACAGGTTCACCGGCGAGCTGACGATAAAAAGCGCGCGGGGCTTAAGTGAGGACGTAATAAACCGCACAAGAATAAAAGTGGGAGACAGCATCGCCGGCTGGGTGGCTCTTGAAGGCAAACCCCTCCTTATAGATGACCTGGAAAAAGACCCACGGTTCGGCCGAAGGAGCATCCCCCAGTATAACAACAGGTCGCTCCTGTCGCTTCCGCTCAAGGCCGGGGACAAGGTAATAGGCGTGCTGAACCTGAATAATAAGAAGTCAGCCGGGGCCTTCAGCGAACAGGATCTTGCCCTTGCAGCCAAGTTGAGCGAGCGAATATCCACATTCATAGATAGCCTGAATTCAGGCGACTACCCTGACGAGGACATAAACCGGTTCATTTCGTCCTTTGACAGCCTCTTGAAGGCCGAGAAGGGATACCGGAAGAGATACCAGAAAAAGAGGGGCGCGTTCAACGAACTCCTCGTAAAGGCGCTCGAAAGATTGAACGCGGGCAAAGAAGATATCGAAACGGCCCATTATGTGGCCATGGTATATGACCTGGGGCTTATGGTAGTCGACGGCGAGGTCCTCGATAAGAAAAATCTTACGGCCTCCGAGCGGCGTACTATAAAGGCCCATCCGTTCAACACGCTCGGGCTCCTTAGCAATTTCGAGTGCTCCGAGAAGGTCAAAAAGATAATCCTTCACCACCATGAAAGATGGGACGGCACCGGCTACCCGGACAAGCTCAAGGCAGAGGAGATACCGTTCCTCTCAAGGGTGCTCTCGGTAATAGACGCCTACTCGGCGATGACCTCGGAGAGGCCATACAGGAAGATACTTTCCCATCAAGAGGCGTTGAAAGAGCTTGAGGAGAGCGCCGGTTCCACCTACGACCCCAGGATCGTAAATGCCCTTTCAGAAGCGCTTGAGCAAACCCCCTGA
- a CDS encoding phospholipase, with protein sequence MNGAFDTKRPVTLMLLGSGLRFPAFIGALSAIEEKGIQVERVVGASAGSIIGSLYASGWSPIEMKQALMALDTTIFKDFSLRGLIVGKGLYEGKVVEKYIDGLLAGKRFSDQFRFPPFVVATDIRNSTPFVFSRAKFPDLKLSRAIRFSIGLPLVFSYKHFSHSGKTHTFIDGNLLSGSIAEMFAGSRLLILKVVSNRTLQHASERFSFASYIKKLVLLMMNAVERERIVGKNWQETILISCGDIHMTKFSLSADEKQYLIDQGYTQVRRYLDYKWEA encoded by the coding sequence ATGAATGGAGCATTTGATACTAAAAGACCGGTTACGCTCATGCTCCTCGGCAGCGGCCTCAGGTTTCCGGCATTTATCGGGGCGCTCTCTGCTATTGAGGAGAAAGGCATACAGGTAGAGCGCGTGGTGGGGGCCTCGGCAGGCTCCATCATCGGCTCGCTCTACGCTTCAGGATGGTCGCCCATCGAGATGAAACAGGCCCTCATGGCCCTGGATACTACCATCTTCAAGGACTTCAGCCTCCGGGGGCTTATCGTCGGGAAGGGGCTCTACGAGGGCAAGGTAGTGGAGAAGTACATAGACGGGCTCCTGGCAGGGAAGAGGTTCTCGGACCAGTTCAGGTTCCCTCCCTTCGTTGTGGCCACAGACATACGCAACAGCACGCCTTTCGTCTTCTCGAGGGCGAAGTTCCCTGATCTCAAGCTCTCAAGGGCCATACGCTTCTCGATAGGCCTGCCGCTCGTATTCTCCTATAAACACTTCAGCCATTCAGGAAAGACGCACACCTTTATCGACGGCAACCTCCTTTCCGGGTCAATAGCCGAGATGTTCGCCGGCTCAAGGCTTCTCATATTGAAGGTGGTCTCTAACCGGACCCTTCAGCATGCCTCAGAGAGGTTCAGCTTCGCCTCCTACATAAAAAAGCTCGTTCTGCTAATGATGAACGCGGTGGAAAGGGAGCGGATAGTGGGGAAAAACTGGCAGGAGACCATACTGATATCCTGCGGGGACATCCACATGACAAAGTTCTCGCTGAGCGCCGATGAAAAGCAATACCTGATAGACCAGGGATATACACAGGTCAGGCGGTATCTGGATTACAAGTGGGAGGCTTGA
- a CDS encoding PEP-CTERM-box response regulator transcription factor, with translation MEKLLIIDDSEEIRKQLKWGLAKEYSIVQAGERGEGVALYKAHRPKVVTLDLGLPPHADGIEEGFKCLDEILKENPYAKVIIISGNDERENALKAVKDGAYDVYQKPIDLNEIRVVVKRAFHLYGIEEENRRLHQALEGKTCEGSRIIGQCQKMLEVAATIRKVASSEVSILIMGESGTGKELVSRAVHSMSLRKGEAFIPINCGAIPDNLLESELFGHEKGAFTGAHAQVQGKVEYAHKGSLFLDEIGELPANLQVKILRFLQEKMIQRVGGREDITVDARIIAATNVDIMKAIQERKFREDLYYRLGVITINLPPLREREGDIMLLSNLFLARFSEQFGKKVRGFSSEASRKIESYDWPGNVRELENRVQRAVIMSEGALIGTQDLGFASSGEGRVKAGPDPNDAITLKDARDRVEKEFVTASIERNRGNIARAAEELGISRPTLYDLMKKHGLHNLT, from the coding sequence ATGGAAAAGCTTCTCATCATAGACGACAGCGAAGAGATAAGAAAGCAGCTCAAATGGGGGCTCGCCAAGGAGTACTCCATCGTCCAGGCCGGGGAGCGCGGCGAAGGCGTTGCCCTCTATAAGGCCCACAGGCCGAAGGTCGTTACCCTTGACCTTGGGCTACCGCCGCACGCCGACGGCATAGAGGAGGGCTTCAAGTGCCTCGATGAGATATTGAAGGAGAACCCGTATGCCAAGGTGATCATAATCTCCGGCAACGACGAGAGGGAGAACGCGCTTAAGGCCGTCAAGGACGGCGCCTATGACGTATACCAGAAGCCCATAGACCTCAATGAGATAAGGGTGGTCGTGAAGAGGGCCTTTCACCTCTACGGCATAGAGGAGGAGAACAGGAGGCTTCACCAGGCACTCGAAGGGAAGACGTGTGAGGGCTCGCGCATAATAGGCCAGTGCCAGAAGATGCTGGAGGTGGCTGCCACAATAAGGAAGGTCGCCTCGTCGGAGGTGTCGATCCTCATAATGGGCGAGAGCGGCACCGGTAAAGAGCTTGTCTCAAGGGCCGTCCATTCGATGAGCCTAAGGAAGGGCGAGGCCTTTATCCCCATCAACTGCGGCGCCATACCGGATAACCTCCTTGAGTCTGAGCTCTTCGGCCATGAGAAGGGCGCCTTCACCGGGGCGCACGCGCAGGTCCAGGGCAAGGTGGAGTACGCGCACAAGGGGAGCCTCTTCCTTGACGAGATAGGGGAGCTGCCCGCGAACCTTCAGGTAAAGATTCTGAGGTTCCTGCAGGAGAAGATGATACAACGCGTGGGCGGCAGGGAGGATATCACCGTAGACGCGAGGATAATAGCCGCGACAAACGTCGACATAATGAAGGCCATACAGGAAAGGAAGTTCAGGGAAGACCTCTATTACAGGCTCGGCGTCATCACCATCAACCTTCCCCCGCTACGTGAGCGCGAAGGCGACATAATGCTTCTTTCAAACCTCTTTCTGGCGAGGTTCAGCGAGCAGTTCGGGAAGAAGGTAAGGGGCTTCAGCTCCGAGGCCTCGCGAAAGATCGAGTCATACGACTGGCCCGGCAACGTAAGGGAGCTTGAGAACAGGGTCCAGCGCGCGGTCATCATGTCGGAAGGGGCGCTAATAGGCACGCAGGACCTCGGCTTCGCTTCATCAGGAGAGGGCAGGGTAAAGGCAGGGCCCGACCCGAATGACGCCATTACGCTTAAGGACGCGAGGGACAGGGTCGAAAAGGAATTTGTCACCGCGTCGATAGAAAGGAACAGGGGCAACATCGCCAGGGCGGCGGAAGAGCTCGGCATAAGCAGGCCGACCCTCTACGACCTCATGAAAAAGCACGGGCTTCATAACCTGACCTGA
- a CDS encoding EpsI family protein — protein MISRLRIAIICVLLASVWFFTQAHANKNVSMSRPFSEFPFVMGEWKMLSQTSFSRDVLSVLRPTDYLARKYANADGERVELYIGYHSGGRESGPIHSPKQCLPGGGWYRHSENKIMVDAGGAPIEAVSAVYQKAEQKELFVYWYEVKGKAVSSEYALRFNEVLNSVLYGRKDSAFIRVSVPLERNEEESRKLALDFIKDFYPVLYDHVPR, from the coding sequence ATGATAAGCAGGCTTAGGATAGCGATCATATGTGTATTGTTGGCGTCGGTCTGGTTCTTCACCCAGGCGCACGCGAACAAAAATGTCTCAATGTCCAGGCCCTTCAGCGAATTCCCGTTCGTGATGGGAGAGTGGAAGATGCTCTCGCAGACCAGCTTCAGCCGGGATGTCCTTTCCGTACTCCGGCCCACCGACTACCTGGCGAGAAAATACGCGAACGCGGACGGAGAGAGGGTCGAGCTTTATATCGGCTATCACAGCGGAGGCAGGGAGAGCGGGCCGATCCATTCGCCAAAGCAGTGCCTGCCCGGCGGGGGATGGTACAGGCACTCTGAGAACAAGATCATGGTCGACGCCGGAGGAGCGCCCATCGAGGCGGTATCCGCCGTCTATCAGAAGGCCGAGCAGAAAGAGCTCTTTGTTTACTGGTACGAGGTGAAGGGAAAGGCCGTCTCCAGCGAATACGCCCTGAGGTTCAACGAGGTGCTCAATTCGGTCCTTTACGGCCGCAAGGACTCGGCCTTTATAAGGGTCTCGGTCCCGCTCGAGAGGAACGAGGAAGAATCAAGGAAACTGGCCCTGGATTTCATAAAGGACTTTTACCCGGTCCTTTATGATCATGTCCCGAGGTAG
- a CDS encoding exosortase: MERAVKLREAMALNRVPLAIVGFVLAGAYYPVLSYMILQWYSDPNYSHGFIVPVVSGYMLYQNRVALKEVILSPSAWGLPVIVIGLLAFLAGYLGTEYFTMRVSFLIVLAGIILFLFGKMAFKAVSMPFGYLFFMVPLPYIVYDAVAFPLKLMVAKYSVLFLQAVGVVVWRDGNIIMFPNIELEVADACSGMRSLFSLLALAVALAYFTQKTGFKRLILALTAIPIAIAANSIRVITTGILAKHFGSKAAEGFFHEFAGLAVFAMAFAMLVAVGVLLRKAGKDDKQA; encoded by the coding sequence ATGGAACGCGCGGTTAAGCTCCGGGAAGCCATGGCCCTGAACAGGGTCCCGCTTGCCATCGTGGGGTTCGTACTGGCAGGGGCCTATTATCCGGTCCTTTCCTACATGATACTGCAATGGTATTCGGACCCGAACTATTCGCACGGCTTTATCGTGCCCGTGGTCTCCGGCTATATGCTCTATCAGAATAGAGTTGCCCTTAAGGAGGTCATCCTGTCGCCAAGCGCCTGGGGCCTGCCTGTCATCGTGATAGGGCTGCTGGCGTTTCTGGCCGGCTATCTCGGTACTGAATATTTCACAATGAGGGTCTCATTCCTCATAGTCCTGGCCGGGATCATCCTTTTCCTCTTCGGGAAGATGGCGTTTAAGGCGGTCTCAATGCCCTTCGGATACCTTTTCTTCATGGTGCCGCTGCCTTATATAGTCTACGATGCCGTCGCGTTCCCTCTTAAGCTCATGGTGGCGAAGTACTCAGTCCTGTTCCTTCAGGCTGTGGGGGTAGTGGTCTGGCGGGACGGCAACATCATAATGTTTCCAAATATAGAGCTGGAGGTGGCCGACGCCTGCAGCGGGATGAGGTCGCTCTTCTCGCTTCTTGCCCTGGCGGTCGCGCTGGCTTATTTCACACAGAAGACAGGTTTCAAGCGGCTCATACTCGCGCTCACCGCCATACCGATAGCGATAGCCGCAAATTCCATAAGGGTAATAACAACAGGGATCCTCGCCAAGCATTTCGGGTCGAAGGCGGCCGAAGGCTTCTTCCATGAGTTCGCCGGCCTGGCTGTTTTCGCGATGGCTTTCGCCATGCTGGTAGCGGTAGGGGTGCTCCTGAGGAAAGCGGGAAAAGATGATAAGCAGGCTTAG